From a single Verrucomicrobiota bacterium genomic region:
- a CDS encoding FHA domain-containing protein gives MTGKGQVIQQLEKLAADCAEGVLYLEESHYRGMIFLKDAHVIHSYAENDHGALEEGYHSLLRLFALKDAVWEWQEGLLPENESMKIPINYVIEAEAALSQNINKGVIRETAMITRPHKEIRDLKHCSIMVHIDKGSLEGETFLLLPEKTTLGRRLTCDISIPDVTVSIRHCNFLIEKNEIIIEDLESFNGTRINGVRIKRHVVTPDDEVEVGEVKLHLSYAEKASITKQFNEITKRLSDNQLTGPIETEESDTRTMVSPKKQPPSPSRQSPYKSSTWDRMKKEHDNQLKDPLIPNPSPDENSIKKTFRR, from the coding sequence GTGACTGGAAAGGGACAAGTCATTCAGCAGCTTGAGAAACTTGCCGCGGATTGTGCCGAAGGAGTACTGTATTTAGAGGAGTCTCATTACAGAGGTATGATCTTTTTGAAAGACGCGCATGTTATTCACTCTTATGCTGAAAACGATCATGGAGCACTGGAAGAGGGCTACCATTCGCTGTTGCGTCTATTCGCTTTGAAAGATGCAGTTTGGGAATGGCAAGAGGGCCTGCTGCCGGAAAATGAGAGCATGAAGATCCCCATCAACTATGTTATAGAAGCAGAAGCTGCACTATCCCAAAACATTAATAAAGGGGTGATTCGCGAGACTGCTATGATTACAAGACCTCATAAAGAGATCCGTGATCTAAAACACTGTTCGATTATGGTTCATATTGATAAAGGCTCACTAGAGGGAGAGACTTTTCTGCTGCTTCCTGAGAAAACAACTCTTGGTCGCCGCTTGACATGTGATATTTCCATACCCGATGTCACGGTTTCCATCAGGCACTGCAATTTCTTGATCGAGAAAAATGAAATAATCATTGAAGACTTAGAGTCATTTAATGGAACAAGAATTAACGGCGTTCGCATTAAAAGGCATGTTGTCACCCCTGATGATGAAGTCGAAGTAGGTGAGGTAAAGTTGCATCTCAGTTACGCCGAGAAAGCTAGTATTACGAAACAATTCAATGAGATCACTAAGCGACTTTCAGACAATCAACTAACCGGACCTATTGAAACAGAGGAAAGTGACACACGGACTATGGTCTCGCCAAAAAAGCAACCTCCTTCCCCCTCTCGCCAATCGCCATATAAATCTTCCACCTGGGATAGAATGAAAAAAGAACACGACAACCAACTAAAAGATCCACTGATTCCGAACCCTAGTCCCGATGAGAACTCAATAAAAAAGACGTTTCGCAGATAG
- the purN gene encoding phosphoribosylglycinamide formyltransferase, with protein sequence MKSDTSPPLRLGILGSGRGSNFVALYDAIHAGKVNATIQLVATDLADAPILSEAKNRNLRTYATPRSQFKTKLETEIETELAEQLIEAGVELVVLAGFMRVVKSPLLEAFPSRIINVHPSLLPKFKGLEAWKQALLAGEKESGCSVHWVNEVLDGGSIIAQQKVPILEDDTPESLHQRIQVQEHQLLPEVIQQMAMGKINLA encoded by the coding sequence TTGAAAAGTGATACTTCCCCTCCCCTTCGTCTGGGTATACTCGGTTCCGGCCGAGGCTCTAATTTTGTTGCCTTATACGATGCTATCCATGCTGGCAAGGTGAACGCCACTATCCAATTGGTGGCCACGGATTTAGCAGATGCTCCCATTCTCTCAGAGGCCAAGAATCGAAATCTCCGGACTTATGCAACGCCTAGGAGCCAATTTAAGACAAAGTTAGAGACTGAGATAGAGACTGAATTAGCTGAGCAATTAATCGAAGCAGGGGTTGAACTTGTAGTACTAGCAGGTTTCATGAGAGTCGTGAAGTCCCCACTGCTGGAAGCGTTCCCCAGCCGCATTATTAATGTACACCCCTCCCTCTTGCCCAAATTCAAAGGGCTAGAAGCTTGGAAACAAGCATTGCTAGCGGGAGAAAAAGAATCGGGCTGCTCTGTTCACTGGGTCAATGAAGTCTTGGATGGTGGATCAATTATCGCTCAGCAAAAAGTTCCGATTTTAGAAGACGATACGCCCGAAAGTCTCCATCAACGCATACAGGTGCAAGAGCACCAATTATTGCCCGAAGTCATCCAACAAATGGCTATGGGAAAGATCAACCTTGCTTAA
- a CDS encoding CAAX prenyl protease-related protein, with amino-acid sequence MLLKKLTSHPIFPFAAPFALWMLFMILDGIHEHAVYATYPIKTLVVGLLILYCWKKYPSMKFKAPLQSIGIGIIGFIIWVGLFDYLPSYGIDQETSGFKPYETFEETQIALGLIVFRMLGAVLVVPIMEEVLWRGFVQRFIIKEDFEAVPLGQYTHASFWITTGLFVAAHVEVGVAFIVGALFGWWFIRTKTLGDVILAHAITNLALGIYVLYSQNWYFW; translated from the coding sequence ATGTTACTAAAGAAACTAACTTCTCACCCCATTTTTCCCTTCGCCGCTCCCTTTGCCCTCTGGATGCTTTTCATGATCCTCGATGGCATCCATGAACATGCCGTATATGCTACCTATCCCATTAAGACATTAGTGGTTGGACTTTTGATCCTTTACTGCTGGAAGAAGTATCCATCCATGAAATTTAAAGCGCCTCTTCAATCGATTGGAATCGGAATTATAGGCTTTATTATTTGGGTTGGGCTTTTTGATTATCTACCCTCTTACGGGATTGATCAAGAAACCAGTGGGTTCAAACCCTATGAGACTTTTGAAGAGACTCAGATTGCTTTGGGTCTCATTGTTTTTAGAATGCTTGGAGCTGTTTTGGTCGTTCCGATTATGGAAGAGGTTCTATGGAGAGGTTTTGTTCAACGCTTCATAATTAAAGAGGATTTTGAAGCGGTCCCACTTGGACAATATACTCATGCCTCTTTTTGGATCACAACAGGTTTATTCGTTGCTGCTCATGTAGAAGTTGGCGTCGCATTCATTGTAGGAGCTTTATTTGGTTGGTGGTTTATTCGCACCAAAACATTAGGCGATGTCATTTTAGCTCATGCCATTACCAACCTCGCTCTCGGTATCTATGTCTTGTATAGCCAGAATTGGTATTTCTGGTAA
- a CDS encoding cellulose synthase family protein, with the protein MMLEDLGAILYGLVLFGLSLYGAHRFWLVGQYLIQRHRSVVAKGTFASLPKVTVQLPIFNEKYVVERLLEAVAELDYPQNLLEIQLLDDSTDETQKIAEAKILELQKRGLDAVHIHRENRQGYKAGALGEGLRVAKGEFLAIFDADFLPSKDILLKTIHHFVDPEVGMIQTRWGHINRHYNFLTRMQALLLDGHLLIEQTVRNRTGRFFNFNGTAGVWRKTAIQEAGGWQHDTLTEDLDLSYRAQLKGWKFVFLPHLITPAELPVDMNSFKTQQHRWAKGAVQTCKKLLPTIWRSPVTLKIKMEATFHLTANIAYLLLVIMALLMRPGLSYFDQFLDGAIYLDLCVFVLATFSVLLFYGVVLWELKVSWWKKVLYLPSLMAIGIGLSINNAKAVMEALLNYTTGFSRTPKYGITNKDQTWKRKSYISSGSLLCLVEVAVALSYIYYVAFALQQQLWSSLPYFLFFMMGFSYVAFLSLWQKTQCYFHRS; encoded by the coding sequence ATGATGTTAGAAGATTTAGGAGCAATATTGTATGGATTGGTTCTTTTCGGATTATCCCTTTATGGAGCGCATCGATTTTGGTTGGTAGGGCAGTATTTGATACAGCGCCATCGTTCGGTGGTGGCAAAAGGCACATTCGCTAGCTTGCCCAAGGTCACTGTCCAACTTCCAATATTCAATGAAAAATATGTCGTTGAACGACTACTCGAGGCAGTGGCTGAGCTTGATTATCCACAAAACCTTCTTGAAATTCAGCTCCTAGATGATTCAACGGACGAAACGCAAAAGATTGCTGAGGCTAAGATCCTGGAACTGCAAAAGCGCGGGCTCGATGCAGTTCATATACACAGGGAAAATCGTCAGGGCTACAAAGCTGGAGCTTTAGGAGAAGGGCTACGCGTGGCTAAAGGAGAGTTCCTGGCAATTTTTGATGCGGACTTCTTACCGTCGAAAGACATCTTGCTCAAAACCATTCACCACTTCGTTGATCCTGAAGTGGGTATGATTCAGACTCGTTGGGGACATATCAATCGGCACTACAATTTCTTGACTCGTATGCAGGCTCTTTTGTTGGATGGCCATTTGCTCATAGAGCAAACAGTTAGAAATAGAACCGGACGTTTTTTTAACTTTAATGGTACTGCGGGAGTTTGGAGAAAGACCGCTATCCAAGAGGCCGGCGGATGGCAACATGACACACTCACTGAGGATTTAGACCTAAGCTATCGAGCACAGCTCAAGGGTTGGAAGTTTGTTTTTCTGCCCCATCTTATTACCCCCGCAGAACTTCCTGTAGACATGAATTCATTTAAGACACAGCAACACCGTTGGGCCAAAGGGGCGGTTCAAACATGTAAAAAACTCTTGCCAACAATCTGGCGTAGTCCTGTTACCCTTAAAATAAAGATGGAAGCTACTTTTCATCTTACCGCTAATATAGCTTACCTGTTATTGGTTATAATGGCTTTGCTTATGCGACCTGGATTGTCCTATTTTGATCAATTCTTAGATGGTGCTATTTACCTTGATCTATGTGTCTTTGTCTTAGCAACATTCTCCGTACTGCTTTTTTACGGAGTTGTTTTATGGGAATTAAAAGTTTCTTGGTGGAAAAAGGTGCTTTATCTGCCTTCGCTGATGGCGATTGGTATTGGCCTTTCCATCAACAACGCCAAAGCTGTCATGGAGGCTCTTCTTAATTATACCACCGGCTTTAGCAGAACACCCAAATATGGCATTACCAACAAGGACCAAACATGGAAAAGGAAGAGTTATATTTCCTCGGGCTCATTGCTTTGCTTGGTCGAGGTTGCAGTTGCTTTGTCTTATATTTACTATGTGGCTTTTGCCTTGCAACAACAACTCTGGTCTTCCTTGCCTTACTTCTTGTTTTTCATGATGGGTTTTAGCTATGTGGCTTTCTTATCCCTTTGGCAGAAAACACAGTGTTATTTCCATAGATCTTAA
- a CDS encoding protease modulator HflC: MMKQKNKIILKLPLSRMLIILLVVTLMLVTMFSFQVQQHESVVVTRMGKPVRTVEQAGFHFRLPWPIESLHIIERRLDAYEIRLSEALTQDKRNVILPIYVAWKVSDPLLFLKSLGAQDNARQKLDSLVTSARNSVLGGYDFYQLVSTSPEEVKIRQIEKEIKQLVVNRAKETFGVEILNIGIKRLALPESNTRFVFERMRAERSQYAAKFRAEGERLADEIRAETDTEASSMLAQAKKFAEEERGRGEAQAAKIYAEAHSKDPDFYQFLKELELLKASVDEQTVLILDSNSSGVRQLNNTTFTNSDTQE; encoded by the coding sequence ATGATGAAACAAAAAAATAAAATCATACTTAAGCTACCTCTAAGTCGTATGCTAATTATCTTACTGGTGGTCACTTTAATGCTTGTGACCATGTTTAGCTTTCAGGTGCAGCAACATGAATCGGTTGTTGTCACCCGTATGGGTAAACCTGTTCGCACGGTGGAACAAGCGGGCTTTCATTTTCGTCTCCCCTGGCCTATCGAGTCTCTACATATCATCGAGAGACGCCTAGATGCTTACGAGATCAGATTATCTGAGGCTTTAACTCAAGATAAGCGTAATGTCATCCTACCTATTTACGTCGCTTGGAAAGTATCAGATCCTCTGTTATTTCTTAAGTCCCTAGGCGCTCAAGATAATGCTCGACAGAAATTAGATAGCTTAGTCACTAGTGCCAGAAACAGCGTGCTGGGAGGCTATGACTTTTACCAGCTAGTTTCTACATCGCCAGAAGAAGTGAAGATTAGACAAATTGAGAAAGAGATTAAGCAGCTAGTCGTTAACCGAGCAAAAGAAACCTTCGGCGTAGAGATTCTCAACATAGGTATCAAGCGCTTAGCATTACCCGAATCTAATACACGCTTTGTTTTCGAACGTATGCGGGCTGAGCGTTCTCAGTACGCTGCTAAATTTCGAGCTGAGGGAGAAAGGCTTGCCGACGAGATCAGAGCGGAAACGGATACCGAAGCATCTTCTATGCTTGCTCAGGCCAAAAAATTTGCTGAAGAAGAGAGAGGTAGAGGTGAAGCGCAAGCTGCTAAGATTTATGCTGAAGCTCATAGCAAGGACCCAGATTTCTATCAATTCCTCAAAGAACTTGAATTGTTAAAAGCTTCCGTGGATGAACAAACTGTATTGATCTTAGACTCGAATTCATCTGGAGTTCGCCAGCTCAATAACACCACATTTACCAACTCAGATACCCAGGAGTAG
- a CDS encoding protease modulator HflK gives MHQKLNLKELSKSEWPTLSIYRWLEVVSFASSVLHITLASALQWNLLYYLGLMNLWVCFLAIYEVIFRIGPKKLDSVHFKSDQADEAKTGRRGKSIRSFLGDSFRVTLQIIPILSSGLLILALVHLNLGKAWQEQVNLLRLALLMVIGLAFAQHFLNQFVAALERETGQQSLAHMKYLGYWTLVSSLGTALIAALWLYAQIDFSQVVCVFLGSTIAAISIERIIRLVGRWYQPDTLKETTSLDGKVYTLEFLFKYGAPWKNLRKQIEESYGIELEEIPALKMLQGKLEWAILGAILVTWLSTSFTVIPYDSKGVRVHFGRYQAEPMEPGLAVSNPWPFGSIKKIKTEETRFISLGFEQDLGTAVLWNEKHFEGEYNLLVEGGNALLSINVPIYYNISDPVAYLTHSQSPEKTLIHLAYSKLLESTSYRDSFDIMLTSRENITNEIAEGLQEQSNLLGLGLEILFVGLKDIHPPVSVAPAFQAVVSAEEEKLALIEKAKSYKAQVLPQTGQQTNRMRVKASQLAESQKLHAEGEAKRFILNQQQHEKSSYLMESKLLYDTQQSVLSKSAKMLMLKEPGETSEYLMDLRTHQWK, from the coding sequence ATGCATCAGAAATTAAATCTCAAAGAACTAAGTAAGAGCGAATGGCCTACGCTATCAATCTATAGATGGTTGGAAGTCGTATCGTTTGCAAGCTCTGTGCTTCATATTACGCTAGCCAGCGCCTTGCAATGGAATCTTCTTTATTATTTAGGACTTATGAACCTCTGGGTATGTTTCTTAGCAATATATGAGGTTATATTTCGCATAGGGCCTAAAAAATTAGACAGCGTCCACTTTAAATCCGACCAGGCAGATGAGGCAAAAACTGGAAGACGTGGTAAAAGTATTCGCTCATTTTTAGGGGATTCTTTCAGAGTTACACTGCAAATCATCCCAATCTTATCTTCCGGTTTGTTGATCTTGGCACTGGTTCATTTAAATTTAGGCAAAGCGTGGCAAGAGCAGGTCAATTTACTTCGATTAGCTTTGCTGATGGTCATTGGACTGGCATTTGCACAGCATTTTCTCAATCAATTCGTTGCTGCTTTAGAAAGAGAAACCGGCCAACAGTCCCTCGCCCATATGAAGTATTTGGGATATTGGACATTGGTTAGTAGTTTGGGAACTGCTCTCATCGCTGCTCTTTGGCTATATGCTCAAATCGATTTCAGCCAGGTAGTTTGCGTTTTCTTGGGAAGTACCATCGCCGCCATTTCCATTGAGCGCATAATAAGGCTTGTAGGTAGATGGTACCAACCCGATACCTTAAAAGAGACCACTAGCTTAGATGGTAAGGTTTATACTTTAGAATTTTTATTTAAGTATGGAGCACCTTGGAAAAATTTACGAAAACAAATAGAGGAAAGCTATGGAATTGAGTTAGAGGAAATACCCGCATTAAAGATGCTACAAGGGAAACTTGAATGGGCTATTCTTGGGGCAATCCTCGTTACTTGGTTATCAACTTCTTTTACTGTCATTCCTTATGATAGTAAAGGAGTAAGAGTGCATTTTGGTCGTTACCAGGCAGAGCCCATGGAGCCTGGTTTAGCCGTCAGTAATCCTTGGCCCTTTGGAAGTATCAAAAAGATTAAAACAGAAGAGACACGATTTATCTCCTTGGGATTCGAACAAGATCTGGGAACGGCAGTTTTATGGAACGAAAAACACTTCGAAGGTGAATACAACCTACTTGTAGAAGGTGGCAATGCCCTTTTAAGTATTAACGTACCCATTTACTATAACATCAGTGACCCAGTTGCTTACTTAACTCATTCTCAATCTCCAGAGAAAACTTTGATACACTTAGCCTACAGCAAGCTATTAGAATCGACTAGCTATCGCGACAGCTTTGACATCATGCTAACCAGCAGAGAAAATATTACTAATGAAATCGCTGAGGGTCTACAGGAACAAAGCAATCTCTTGGGATTAGGTTTAGAAATCCTTTTTGTGGGGTTAAAAGATATCCATCCTCCAGTAAGCGTCGCCCCAGCATTCCAAGCAGTTGTCAGTGCAGAAGAAGAAAAGTTAGCTCTGATAGAAAAAGCTAAATCATATAAAGCACAAGTGCTTCCCCAAACAGGGCAACAAACCAACCGCATGAGAGTAAAAGCCTCCCAACTTGCTGAATCTCAAAAATTACACGCTGAAGGTGAAGCGAAGCGTTTCATTTTAAATCAACAGCAGCATGAAAAAAGCTCGTACCTCATGGAATCCAAACTTCTTTATGACACTCAACAAAGTGTTTTAAGTAAGTCAGCCAAGATGCTCATGCTAAAGGAACCAGGAGAGACATCAGAATATCTTATGGATCTTAGAACCCACCAATGGAAGTGA
- a CDS encoding adenylyltransferase/cytidyltransferase family protein — translation MLVTPNIIPTPELPKWRHEVRQSGKKLVVTNGCFDILHLGHVRYLSEAKALGDLLVVGINDDASVQELKGPTRPINHENDRAEILVSLKAVDAVTLFSGKRCHDFLDIVQPDIYTKGGDYLSVDDLDQGEVKIIRSHGGEIVILPLVPGKSTTNIVAKMKA, via the coding sequence ATGCTTGTAACACCCAATATTATACCTACCCCCGAATTGCCCAAATGGCGGCATGAAGTTCGCCAGTCCGGCAAAAAGCTGGTGGTTACCAATGGCTGTTTCGACATTCTGCATCTGGGACATGTCAGATACCTATCCGAAGCGAAAGCCCTCGGGGATTTGCTTGTGGTGGGAATCAATGACGATGCCTCGGTGCAAGAACTAAAAGGCCCCACGCGACCAATCAACCATGAGAACGATCGCGCAGAAATATTGGTCAGTTTAAAGGCGGTAGATGCGGTGACTCTTTTTAGCGGCAAGCGCTGCCATGATTTTCTCGATATCGTGCAGCCAGACATTTACACTAAGGGAGGTGACTACCTTTCGGTTGATGACCTGGACCAGGGTGAGGTGAAAATCATTCGTTCCCACGGCGGAGAAATCGTGATCCTGCCATTAGTGCCTGGTAAATCTACGACGAATATCGTGGCAAAAATGAAAGCCTAA
- the hflK gene encoding FtsH protease activity modulator HflK — MKLQIRKIQSSSHHSTSIVITAISSSVRFLKIALLIAVMVYLTSGITVVEPDETALVFRFGKMQEQIHHSGLLLTLPEPIDRVAKIPTEKIHEIALTQWLNKPKALNVPTPIARPTLHPVQDGYTLTGDANIVRCRFVLRYQIANPANYHVQCLDPQETLKLISYSASAEAIAGMDVDSVLSSGVKRLKEEIAQNIQKEANYLGLGIQILAFEIPEITPAEQVKQAFRNVTSARVKARTLVEEANSYRAREISRAKSEAYRIRKESSALANQVIAQAEGESNAFLSILKEYSKHPQVVWQRLKAEASQAFFAKAKNVTVLPKGNNSEFQVWIDPQVKKLRNQINDQRPIR; from the coding sequence ATGAAGCTGCAGATCAGAAAAATCCAGAGCTCTTCTCACCATTCAACAAGTATTGTGATCACTGCCATTAGTTCTAGTGTTCGTTTCTTAAAAATTGCTTTACTGATTGCTGTAATGGTTTACCTGACTTCTGGAATTACCGTAGTCGAACCAGATGAAACAGCCTTGGTGTTTAGATTCGGTAAGATGCAAGAACAAATACATCACTCGGGCTTACTGCTTACTTTGCCAGAACCCATAGACCGCGTTGCCAAAATACCCACAGAAAAAATACATGAAATAGCTCTTACTCAATGGCTAAACAAACCCAAAGCTTTGAATGTCCCCACTCCTATTGCCCGTCCGACACTACATCCAGTCCAAGACGGCTACACACTTACTGGAGATGCTAATATAGTAAGATGTCGCTTTGTATTAAGATACCAAATTGCTAATCCAGCAAACTATCATGTCCAATGCCTAGACCCTCAAGAGACTCTCAAGTTGATCAGTTACAGTGCATCTGCCGAAGCGATCGCAGGTATGGATGTCGATTCTGTTTTATCTTCTGGCGTGAAAAGGCTTAAAGAGGAAATAGCTCAAAACATCCAAAAAGAGGCCAACTATTTAGGCCTGGGTATTCAAATACTGGCTTTTGAAATACCAGAAATAACACCTGCCGAGCAAGTTAAACAAGCCTTTCGCAATGTCACGAGTGCTCGAGTAAAAGCCAGAACACTAGTTGAAGAGGCCAATAGCTACCGAGCACGAGAAATCTCTAGAGCTAAAAGTGAAGCTTACCGTATTCGCAAAGAGAGCTCAGCTCTTGCCAATCAAGTGATTGCTCAAGCAGAGGGCGAAAGCAATGCATTCCTTTCCATACTCAAAGAATATAGCAAACATCCACAGGTTGTTTGGCAACGTCTAAAAGCTGAAGCATCTCAAGCATTCTTTGCTAAAGCTAAAAATGTAACGGTATTACCTAAGGGAAATAACAGTGAGTTTCAGGTTTGGATAGACCCTCAAGTCAAAAAATTGCGCAATCAAATCAATGATCAGAGACCCATCAGATGA
- a CDS encoding phytoene desaturase: MIQIKAPNAAVIGSGFGGLAAAIRLQAKGYETTLFEMRDQPGGRAYVYKDQGFTYDAGPTIITAPFLIDELFELTGRDPQDYIKIVPNDPFYRIYFEDGRTFDYTGSEDRMCQEIAKFNPNDVEPYKRLVAKTKDIFDKGFTELADEPFSHFTDMLRVAPDLVRLRSDQSVYKLASSYIKDPQVRQVLSFHPLLVGGNPFRSSSIYAMIQYLERKWGVHFAMGGTGALVNGFVKLFEDMGGTLRLDSKITKIEVEEGHVRGLEVNGDETFATDLVVSNGDVSNTYQKLVAPEHRKKWTDTRLKRMKYSMGLFLIYFGTNRTYPDIPHHSIILTKRYQELIEDIFDHKILADDFSLYLHAPTRTDPSLAPDGHECFYVLSPVPHLGGDIDWESEKERYAESILESLETICPDLRKHIVSKIIKTPVDFEQDLDAYLGNAFQFEPVLTQSAWFRPHNVSEDIKGLFLVGAGTHPGAGVPGVLSSAKLLEKVIPDAPERDAQRKLETVA; encoded by the coding sequence ATGATACAGATCAAAGCGCCAAATGCAGCTGTAATAGGAAGTGGTTTCGGTGGCTTAGCGGCGGCCATCCGATTGCAGGCTAAAGGATATGAAACAACACTGTTTGAAATGCGCGATCAACCAGGAGGCCGAGCATATGTTTACAAGGACCAAGGCTTTACCTATGACGCTGGACCTACCATTATAACAGCGCCTTTTCTAATTGATGAGCTTTTTGAGTTAACAGGTAGGGATCCACAAGATTATATTAAAATTGTTCCTAACGATCCTTTTTACAGGATCTACTTCGAAGACGGAAGGACTTTTGATTACACTGGTAGCGAGGACAGGATGTGCCAGGAAATCGCAAAATTCAACCCCAACGATGTGGAACCCTACAAGCGTCTGGTGGCCAAGACCAAAGACATTTTTGATAAAGGCTTCACGGAATTAGCGGATGAACCTTTTTCTCATTTTACCGATATGTTGCGAGTAGCACCTGATCTTGTGCGTTTGCGCTCGGATCAGTCGGTATACAAACTTGCTTCTTCTTACATCAAGGATCCTCAAGTCCGACAAGTCCTGAGCTTTCATCCTCTGTTAGTTGGAGGCAACCCTTTTCGCAGTTCTTCCATTTATGCGATGATTCAATATTTGGAGCGCAAGTGGGGGGTTCATTTTGCTATGGGGGGAACAGGCGCTCTAGTAAATGGTTTTGTCAAGTTGTTTGAAGACATGGGTGGGACATTAAGACTTGATTCCAAAATAACTAAAATAGAGGTGGAGGAAGGGCATGTTCGAGGCTTAGAGGTTAATGGGGATGAAACATTTGCGACCGACTTAGTTGTATCCAATGGCGATGTGTCTAACACTTACCAAAAATTGGTTGCTCCGGAACATCGCAAGAAATGGACTGACACCCGCCTAAAGCGTATGAAGTACAGCATGGGCTTATTCCTCATTTATTTTGGAACAAATCGGACATACCCAGATATCCCTCATCATTCGATTATTCTCACCAAACGTTACCAGGAGCTGATCGAAGATATTTTTGACCATAAGATCTTAGCTGATGACTTCTCTCTTTACTTACATGCACCGACCCGAACGGATCCATCGTTAGCACCTGATGGGCATGAATGTTTCTATGTCCTGTCACCCGTTCCTCATTTGGGCGGGGACATCGATTGGGAAAGTGAGAAAGAACGCTATGCTGAATCCATTTTAGAATCCTTAGAGACGATTTGTCCTGATTTGCGTAAACATATCGTAAGCAAGATTATCAAAACTCCGGTAGACTTTGAACAAGATCTAGATGCCTACCTAGGCAATGCCTTTCAATTTGAGCCTGTGTTAACACAAAGTGCCTGGTTTAGGCCTCACAATGTTTCTGAGGATATCAAAGGCTTGTTTTTGGTTGGTGCAGGTACCCATCCTGGTGCAGGTGTCCCAGGGGTCCTTTCGTCTGCCAAATTACTGGAAAAAGTCATCCCTGACGCCCCCGAAAGAGATGCCCAGAGAAAATTAGAGACCGTTGCTTAA